The following proteins are encoded in a genomic region of Stutzerimonas balearica DSM 6083:
- a CDS encoding glycosyltransferase family 2 protein translates to MSVDWLWWLQLGFLGYFLLLNGTYLLLNLLSMASLMGYMRRRAEAGEAAPYLGVEPPVSVLMPAFNEEATIRTSVRSMLQLQYPEFEVVVINDGSSDRTLALLIEEFELLPHPEPLRQAVPHQPVTAIYRSRRYANLRVVDKANGGKADALNAGINASRYGLFCGVDADSILQRDSLLRVVQPFLEDERTIAAGGTVRIANGSQVRGGFLIRAGLPRNWLARFQIVEYLRAFLFGRLGWSPLNAVLIISGAFGLFDRERVMAVGGYRTDTVGEDMELVVRLHRHHRKARIPYRIRYLPDPICWTECPEDLGTLGRQRSRWQRGLAESLGRHTRLAFSPRGGTPGWLAWPFMTLFEWLGPLIELAGYGFMLGGFALSAVSPAALALFLLVAIGMGILLSVNGLLLETLSFHVYSRRRDMLQLFLMAVLENFGYRQLNTLWRVRGLWQWFSRRKHHWGVMRRSGSWGQ, encoded by the coding sequence ATGAGCGTTGACTGGCTCTGGTGGCTGCAGCTGGGCTTCCTCGGCTACTTCCTGCTGCTCAATGGCACCTATCTGCTGCTCAATCTGCTGTCGATGGCCAGCCTGATGGGCTACATGCGGCGGCGCGCCGAAGCGGGCGAAGCTGCGCCCTACCTGGGCGTGGAGCCACCGGTGTCGGTGCTCATGCCCGCCTTCAACGAAGAGGCGACCATTCGTACTTCGGTGCGCTCGATGCTGCAGTTGCAGTACCCCGAGTTCGAGGTGGTGGTGATCAACGATGGCTCCAGCGACCGCACCCTGGCCTTGCTGATCGAGGAATTCGAGCTGCTGCCGCATCCCGAGCCGCTGCGCCAGGCGGTGCCGCACCAGCCGGTCACTGCCATCTACCGCTCGCGTCGCTACGCCAACCTGCGGGTGGTGGACAAGGCCAACGGCGGCAAGGCCGATGCGTTGAACGCCGGCATCAACGCGTCGCGCTACGGCCTGTTCTGCGGTGTCGACGCCGACTCCATCCTGCAGCGCGACAGCCTGCTGCGGGTGGTTCAGCCGTTCCTGGAAGACGAGCGCACCATTGCCGCCGGCGGCACCGTGCGCATCGCCAACGGCTCGCAGGTGCGCGGCGGTTTTCTCATCCGCGCCGGGCTGCCACGCAACTGGCTGGCGCGCTTTCAGATCGTCGAGTATCTGCGCGCCTTTCTCTTCGGCCGCCTCGGCTGGTCGCCGCTCAACGCGGTGCTGATCATCTCCGGCGCCTTCGGCCTGTTCGACCGTGAACGGGTCATGGCCGTCGGCGGCTACCGCACCGATACCGTGGGCGAGGACATGGAGCTGGTGGTGCGCCTGCATCGCCATCATCGCAAGGCGCGCATCCCCTACCGCATCCGTTACCTGCCCGACCCGATCTGCTGGACCGAATGCCCCGAAGACCTCGGCACCCTCGGCCGCCAGCGCAGCCGCTGGCAGCGCGGCCTGGCCGAAAGCCTCGGCCGGCATACGCGCCTGGCCTTCAGCCCGCGCGGCGGCACGCCCGGCTGGCTGGCCTGGCCGTTCATGACGCTGTTCGAATGGCTCGGCCCGCTGATCGAACTGGCGGGCTACGGATTCATGCTCGGCGGCTTCGCCCTGAGCGCCGTATCGCCGGCGGCCCTGGCCCTGTTCCTGCTCGTGGCGATCGGCATGGGCATCCTGCTGTCGGTCAACGGCCTGCTGCTCGAGACGTTGTCGTTTCATGTCTACAGCCGCCGCCGCGACATGCTGCAGCTGTTTCTCATGGCGGTGCTGGAGAACTTTGGCTACCGCCAGCTCAACACCCTGTGGCGCGTGCGCGGCCTGTGGCAGTGGTTTTCACGGCGCAAGCATCACTGGGGTGTGATGCGCCGCAGTGGCAGCTGGGGCCAGTGA
- a CDS encoding HEAT repeat domain-containing protein — translation MPSDGSMRCPAWLCEAPADLIAALRPEDAILQLAFYCALALAGLTLLVLLQVLLLGELTRLRGRRRQAFNDHWRPYFALCSLSDELPEATAPRARNHRLWFLLQWNRTQLQLRGAAHERMNRALVALGMERRALDLLRGRVRARLIGLTCLRHLADPRHWEAVLPLLRNRNTSVALAAAQTLIAMDPARAMQTLLPLAAQRADWALPRLTGLCLQAGAEAVTGPLLALLNLLDEPQRTRMAALLVYGDPRHAAPWARARLDEGAAAEALQIALRCLGELADPRDRTRLQRALAHAGADVRLAALEALQRQARRDDSPLFVPLLADSNWAVRQAAADALAHLPGATPERLQHLLQEVDDRYGQDALRRAMVELKR, via the coding sequence ATGCCTTCTGACGGATCGATGCGCTGCCCGGCCTGGCTCTGCGAAGCGCCGGCAGACCTCATCGCGGCGCTACGCCCGGAAGATGCAATCCTGCAGCTGGCGTTCTACTGCGCGCTGGCCCTGGCCGGCCTGACCCTGCTGGTGTTGCTGCAGGTGCTCCTGCTGGGCGAGCTGACCCGGCTGCGCGGCCGGCGCCGGCAGGCCTTCAACGATCACTGGCGCCCCTACTTCGCACTGTGCAGCCTGAGCGACGAACTGCCTGAAGCGACGGCACCGCGTGCCCGCAACCATCGGCTGTGGTTTCTCTTGCAATGGAACCGCACCCAGCTGCAGTTGCGCGGCGCCGCCCACGAGCGGATGAATCGCGCGCTGGTCGCCCTGGGCATGGAGCGCCGGGCGCTGGACCTGTTGCGCGGCCGCGTTCGTGCCCGGCTGATCGGCCTGACCTGCCTGCGCCACCTGGCCGACCCGCGTCACTGGGAAGCGGTGTTGCCGTTGCTGCGCAACCGCAACACCAGCGTTGCCCTGGCCGCGGCGCAGACGCTCATCGCCATGGACCCGGCGCGCGCCATGCAGACCCTCCTGCCGCTCGCCGCGCAGCGCGCGGACTGGGCGCTGCCACGGCTCACCGGACTCTGTCTGCAGGCCGGCGCCGAGGCGGTTACCGGCCCGTTGCTGGCCCTGCTGAACCTGCTCGACGAGCCGCAGCGCACGCGCATGGCGGCACTGCTGGTGTACGGCGACCCACGTCACGCCGCGCCCTGGGCTCGCGCCCGGCTGGACGAGGGCGCCGCCGCCGAAGCCTTGCAGATCGCCCTGCGCTGCCTCGGCGAGCTTGCCGACCCGCGTGATCGGACGCGCCTGCAGCGAGCCCTGGCACACGCCGGGGCCGACGTGCGTCTGGCCGCCCTCGAAGCGCTGCAGCGCCAGGCGCGCCGCGACGACAGTCCGCTGTTCGTGCCCCTGCTCGCCGACAGCAACTGGGCGGTACGCCAGGCCGCGGCCGACGCCCTGGCGCACCTGCCCGGCGCCACGCCGGAGCGACTGCAGCATCTGCTGCAGGAGGTCGACGACCGCTACGGCCAGGACGCCCTGCGCCGTGCCATGGTGGAGCTGAAGCGATGA
- a CDS encoding YaiO family outer membrane beta-barrel protein gives MRRLALWLSLALYGTGACAGVAEAERQVREQRLDAARQTLETQLATAPQDRDARFLLARVLAWQGHAEQALPLYQRLLSEQPDNADYLLGQGQALLWAGFPQRALVPLERAERLAPGYTEVQQVIQQARAALSVPVTGAAPTVAAPATRRHELEISARQDWLDNGFDNWRSQRLDYASTQPEGLGWYAALLREQRFGEWDEGAELGAVVPLDENWALQPEIGYQPSPYFLPEWHADLRLQRRLPHGYLGALSLRRTEYATTRVDRLALAAERYWGNWRAGYTLNLTDVANAGTPIGHDLALDYYYDGLSYAGLRLTAGEEEAVEERQVITSDVRAISLQGRHWFSRRWALTWEIGHHRQGDYYDRQWLQLGLRHAF, from the coding sequence ATGAGACGCCTGGCCCTGTGGCTGTCGCTCGCGCTGTACGGCACCGGAGCCTGCGCCGGCGTCGCCGAGGCCGAGCGCCAGGTACGTGAACAGCGCCTGGACGCAGCGCGCCAGACGCTGGAGACGCAACTCGCCACGGCACCGCAGGACCGTGACGCACGCTTTCTGCTGGCGCGCGTGCTCGCCTGGCAGGGCCACGCCGAGCAGGCGCTGCCCCTGTACCAGCGCCTGCTGAGCGAGCAGCCGGACAACGCCGACTACCTGCTCGGCCAGGGGCAAGCGCTGCTCTGGGCCGGCTTCCCGCAGCGCGCACTGGTCCCGCTGGAACGCGCCGAGCGCCTCGCACCGGGCTATACCGAAGTGCAGCAAGTCATCCAGCAGGCGCGCGCCGCCCTCAGCGTGCCGGTGACAGGCGCCGCGCCAACCGTCGCCGCGCCAGCGACCCGCCGGCATGAACTGGAGATCTCTGCCCGCCAGGACTGGCTCGACAACGGCTTCGACAACTGGCGCAGCCAGCGCCTGGATTACGCCTCGACGCAGCCCGAGGGGCTTGGCTGGTATGCCGCGCTGTTGCGCGAGCAGCGTTTCGGCGAGTGGGACGAGGGCGCCGAACTCGGCGCCGTGGTGCCGCTGGACGAGAACTGGGCGCTGCAACCGGAAATCGGCTACCAGCCCTCGCCCTACTTCCTGCCCGAATGGCATGCCGACCTGCGCCTGCAGCGCCGACTGCCGCACGGCTATCTCGGCGCGCTGAGCCTGCGGCGTACCGAGTATGCGACCACCCGGGTCGACCGCCTGGCGCTGGCGGCCGAACGCTACTGGGGCAACTGGCGCGCCGGCTACACGCTCAACCTCACCGATGTCGCCAACGCCGGTACGCCGATCGGCCACGACCTGGCGCTGGACTATTACTACGACGGCCTGAGCTACGCCGGCCTGCGCCTGACCGCGGGGGAGGAGGAGGCGGTCGAGGAGCGCCAGGTGATCACCAGCGACGTGCGCGCCATCAGCCTGCAGGGTCGCCACTGGTTCAGCCGGCGCTGGGCGCTGACCTGGGAAATCGGCCATCACCGCCAGGGCGACTATTACGACCGCCAGTGGCTGCAGCTCGGCCTGCGCCATGCCTTCTGA